Below is a window of Haloterrigena alkaliphila DNA.
TTTCTATGTGGCCATGCAAACATTTTCCTGAATTGGACGCTACCCTACATTACTTGTGATAATACATTTTCTCCACCAATGTATAAACACTTACAGACCGATTACATATTATGAGACGACGTAAACTCCTCTCTTGTGGCGGCATAGTTGGAATTGGTACAGTTGCTGGGTGTCTTGGGACTATTCAATCCTTTAATAATACAAAAAGGGAGGCAGACCGAACACAGTTCAAGGAAATAGAGAGCGTGTACGTCGTTTCGGTTCGAAATAACCTCGACAAATCAGCAGATGTGAAGGTATCAGTTACTGGCGCCGAGGGGACGACGGTGGAAGAGAACATCATCGTGGAACCAGGAGACAAGATGGTGATCAGAAGTTTGTTCCCAATGGGATCGTACAACAGAGACTCAGAACCGTACACTATTTCAGTGTCGGCTGATGGAAAGGAGACAGAACAAACGCAACGGCCGAGCAAATCACGTACTGATAAGTTTGCATTCGAAATTGACTCTGACGGAATTAGTTTCCAGGAGGCTCTCAGACCGTCACCTGATCTCGGTATCTCAAATCAACTTGACGAGGATGTTGACGTTCGAGTGACGGTCAGGGATCACTCAGGTGACGGTGCCGTCTACGATATCCTCACTATATCGGCAAACGATTACGTGGGTTATCGGGACGTCCTCACGAAGGGAAGAGAGTACAATGTCACAATTCAAGCCAATGGAATGACTGAATCAATCACGCACCTAAATTCGGACACCACCACTATTTCAATCACCATCGAACCTCACACTATCAGCGCAGTAGGCTCGGAGGCCTGATGGATACTTCCTGTGCGATGATATGGATACCATCTACAATTGGTAGGTGTCTCAGGGTCAGTTCGCACACGTAGTTGCCGTTCAGTACAGGCGGAGAAGTGTGCGCTCACCGCGAGCGAACGGAGTGAGCGAGCGGGCCGACGACCGACCCGTAGGGGAGGGAGGAGTGCTTTTCATCGAAGTTTTGCCGAGGGCGCGCCTCCGGCGCGCCCGCAGCGCAAAAGTTCGGTTCGCACGCGTAGTTGCCGTTCAGTACAGGTGGTATACGTAACGCTCAGTCCATGGACTTATCTAGTGGCCCGCGAAGGTTGCCGTAGGTTTCTTGCTGACGGTAGTTATCGAGCGTGGTCCTCGACGGCGACATGGCCATCGGCCTCCACACTAACCTCGTAACTGTTGTAGTTGAACACCACCTTCCCCAGAGATGCCTTCCCAGCGAACACGTTCTCCAACGCCTCGGGGTCAACGACGTCGTACAGTGGCGGTGTTAATTCCGTGGGTGGAGTACCCTCAACGGCAGCTACTGCATCTATTACTGCCTGACTGACGCTCCGACTCTCCGTCTCGACGGTCTGAATCTGACTCATCGAAAACGACTATGCTCTCGCTTCGGATAAACATATCGGGAATTTGATAATATCCATGCTGTCTTAAATAGGGTATGGAAATCAGCCAGTGTCGTCCTCGTTCGTAAATTCTTTTCCAAAGTGATTGTAGGGGAACGCTCGAATCCGCTTCAGTAGATCCATACGCTCGATATCGACGCCCAACCCGCTCATCTCACCGATGCTCTTCTCAATTTCTTGCTTGTTCTGCCCGACCAACTCAATTGAGAGGTTTGCGTTATTCGTTAATAACTCACTGACACTCACCACACCGGGGACATGAACGAGGTCGTCAACGATCTCCTCTTGGTCATCAATTGGAACCGTCGCTATGATGAGCAAGTGATGGCCCATCCCCGTTTGCTCGTAGTCGATCGTTGGGTGATATCCCGTGATAACGCCGCCCTCTTCGAGCTTGGTGATACGATTGGCGACCGTGCTGGACGAGACGCCGACCTGTTCCCCGATGGCGTTCGTCGTGTTATTCCTGGCATCTTCCTGCAAGAGATACAGGATCCCTTTGTCAACCGAGTCAAGTTCCTCCGAGGCCATGGGCAAGAACCGTAAGGGAGCCGCCAATAAGTAGGTTCCCTTGATTCGCTCAGTATAGGCGGAGAAGTGTGCGCTCACCGCGAGCGAACGGAGTGAGCGAGCGGGCCGACGACCGACCCGTAGGGGAGGGAGGAGTGCTTTTCATCGAAGTTTTGCCGAGGGCGCGCCTCCGGCGCGCCCGCAGCGCAAAAGTTCGGTTCGCAGGTGTAGTGAACAGCAGTTTCACGATAGTAGCTATCTAAAGAAGGGGAGTCAACAAAGCCTTCTATTCGATTTTTGAGGACCCCATCTAATGTGTCGGTCAATTCATCTACCGAGTCGCCATCCTATTTGGTAGAGTACCGTACTATAACGACGTCTTTTGTCTCCGTATTGTGGGCAATATTGACTTGTTCTACTCCCTCCCAAATACCGGTGAAGCAAACCTCGATCTGACGGGACGAAATCAGCTAGACGGATCGGACCTGAACCGTGCCGGTGGCCTCCACCACGATAGAATAGCCAGCGTAGTCGAACGAAATCCGATTCACGCACTCGGATCCTGACGCGAATAGTTGGTTCAGCGAGTCGGGATCGATCGCGTCGTAGAGGGGCGGCAGTTCGACAGGATCAGTCCCTTCGACGGTTGCAACTGCGGAAACGACCGCACAAACCGGTGTTGTCTCGTTAGCACTCGCCAATTCAGTCGTGTACAGGACAGTATGCTCCCCTGAAGAGTCAGCTCTCTTGATCGGTGTGCCACGCTCTGACATCACCCGATATGCATTGATCTGGCATAAAAAGCTTACCAAACGGTGTAGGTTCGACCATGATCAATTACGCTGTTAAACAGAAAACATATGCTTCAAACATTATATTCTCGAGGTACACCGAACGGCGGCCGCTTCGTCGTTCGAGCCCCGTCCGTCGCCGTTCGGCCACTACGTCGCGTTGGCGATTGTCGTCCCTCTCGAGCCACCCACCTCCGAACCGATCACTCCATTCTCACTAATTAGCAGTAGATATAAGGCACTAACAGTCAACAACCAAAATGGAAGCCACGATTCTCGAGGGGTGTGCACCGATACGACACCGGGCGCGAGGACCACCGAGACGCGGCTTCCACCCCGCGAGCGTTCACAAATCATGATTTCGTTGCGTCTCCCGGGAGATACCCCTCCCACCCGTCGGCCGAACCGCCCGCCTCGAGTCCCCACCCACCGGAGGCGACGATGACGGATGAGACGGCCGGCCCGGCCGCGCGGCCCACCTGTCCCGACTGCGACGCCCCGGTACTGACCGTGACGGTCGTGGGGCCCACTGACGGATTCGTGGCCCCGTGTGGCTGTCGCATCGCGCCACTCGCACTCGAGGCACCGCTCGAGTAACGCCCCGCCTCGAGTAACGTCGGCCTCGAATGTCGGCGCTCAGCCGAAATCGGGACTCGAGTCGCTGCAGTACGCGAACACCACCTCCCCGTTCGCGGACGGCCCAGCGTGGGCTATCGCGTCACGCGAGAGTACCGCTCGAGCCTCCGTCGAGTCACCCGAAACCGATCACGCGGTGGTAACACCGTGACGGAAGGCCTTATCCGGCTACCGCCGCTACTACTGCTGAATGACGAAAGCCCCTCCCGCGGATGCCGATTCGACGGTTCACACCCGGATCCGCCAACAGGAGGTCGTCGCCGAACTCGGACAGCAGGCCCTCGAGACGGGCGACCTCGAGCAGTTGATGCGCGACGCCGCCAGCGCGATCGCCGAGACGCTCGAGACCGAGTACGCGCACGTCCTCGAGTTGTGTCCCGGCGGCGAGGCGGTCGTGCTTCGCCACGGCGTGGGGTGGCCCGACGACCTCGTCGGGAGCGCGACGGTCCCGACGGGACCGGACTCGCAAGCGGGGTACACGCTCCACTCCGAGCGCCCGGTCATCGTCGACGATCTCCGAACCGAGGATCGGTTCTCCAGCCCCGAGTTGCTCACCGACCGCGACGTCGTCAGCGGGATCAGCGTCGTCGTCGGCTCGACGGAAGATCCGTGGGGGGTGCTGGGGACGCACACGACCGAGCGCCGAACGTTTACGAAACACGACGCGAACTTCGTCCAGAGCGTCGCGAACGTCCTCGCGGCGGCCCTCGAGGAAGCGCGGACGAAACGAAAGCTTCGCGAGCGGGAGAGCGAACTCGAGGAGACGTTCGACCGGATCACGGACGCGTTCATCGGGCTCGATCAGGACTGGGACATCACGTACATCAACAACCGCGGAGCGGAGTTGCTCGACCCCGAAGACCAGGGGCTGGTCGGCGAGAACTTCTGGGATCCGTTCGAACCGGCGCTCGGAACGACGTTCGAGGAGGAGTATCGGAAGACGATGGCGACCCAGGAACCGACGTCGTTCGAGGAGTACTACCCGCCCCTCGGGATCTGGTTCGAGGTCCACGCCTACCCCTCCGAGTCCGGGCTGTCGATCTACTTCCGGGACGTCACCGAACGCAAGGAGCGCGAGCAGAAACTCGAGGAGTCCGAACGCCGCTACCGGACGCTCGCTGAACACTTCCCGAACGGCATCGTCACGATGTTCGACGAGGATCTTCGCTATACCCTCGCGGCCGGGCAGGGGTTCGACGAGTTCCCCATCTCGTCGGCGGACGCCGAAGGAGAAGCGGTCGAGGAGGTGTGGCCCGAACACGTCGCCGACGCGCTCCGGCCCGCGTTCAGGGCCGCGCTCGACGGCGAGCAGCGAGTCGTCGAAGCGGAGTACGTCGGCCGGGAGTGGGTCGTCCACGTGGTGCCGCTCACCGACGACCAGGGAACCGTCTTCGGCGGGATGACAATCGCCCAGGACATCACCGAACGCAAGGAGCGCGAGCAGGCGCTCGAGGAGAGCGAGGCGAAGTTCCGCATGCTCGCCGAGAATTTGGAGGAGATGGTGTGGATCTCCGACCCCGAGACGAGGGCGATCCTCTACATCAATCCCGCCTACGAGACGATCGTGGGGCGCGACCGGGAGTCGCTGTACGACGACCCGACGTCGTTCCTCGACGCGGTACATCCGGAGGACCAGCCGCGCATGAACGACATCTACGCCGAGATCCCGACCAGCGAGTTCGACGAGGAGTACCGGATCGTCCGACCCGACGGAGAGGTCCGGTGGCTCCACGGCCGAACCGTTCCGGTCCGGAACGGGGGCCTCGAGCGAATCGTCGGCATCGCCGAGGACATCACCGAACGCAAGGAACACGAACGGGCGCTCGAGGAGTCCGAGCGCCGCTACCGGACGCTCGTCGAGAACTTCCCCAACGGTGCGGTCGGCCTGTTCGACGAGGATCTGCGGTACACCGTCGTCGGCGGCGAACTGTTGGCGGAGCTCGGCCTCACGTCGGACGAGCGGGTCGGGACGACCGTCGCCGACGTGTATCCCGACGAAATCGTCGACGAGGTCGAACCGCACTTCGAGGCCGCCCTCGAGGGAGCGGCCAACTCGTTCGAGGTACAGTACCACGACCGAGACCTGTTCGCGCACACGGTTCCCGTCAGGAACGCCGACGACGAGATCTACGCGGGGATGCTCGTGGTACAGGACGTCACCGAGCGGCGGGAGTATCAGCGCAAACTCGAGGCGTCGAACGAGCGGCTCGAACAGTTCGCGTACGCCGCCAGCCACGACCTGCAAGAGCCGTTGCGGATGGTCTCGAGTTACCTCTCGCTGATCGACCACCGGTACGGTGACGACCTCGACGCGGACGGCGAGGAGTTCCTCGAATACGCCGTCGACGGCGCCGACCGGATGCGCGAGATGATCGACGGCCTGCTCGCGTACTCCCGGGTCGACACGCAGGGCGATCCGCTCGAGCCGGTCGAACTGGACGCGGTGATCGACGACGCGCTCGAGAACCTGCAGGTGATGGTCGAGGAGCACGACGCCGAGATCGCCGTCGAGAACCTTCCCCGGGTCGAGGCCGACGAGAGCCAGCTCCGGCAGGTGTTTCAGAATCTCGTCTCCAACGCGATCGAGTACAGCGGCGACGAGCCACCGCGGATTCGCGTCGAGGCGGAACGGAGCGGGCGCAAGCAGTTGATTTCGGTCCATGACGAGGGGATCGGGATCGATCCCGAGGATCAGGATCGCGTCTTCGAGGTCTTCCAGCGACTCCACAGCCGCGAGGAACACGCGGGGGCGGGCATCGGGCTGGCGCTGTGTCAGCGAATCGTCGAACGCCACGGAGGTCGCATCTGGGTCGACTCCGAACCGGGCGAGGGGACGACGTTCTCGTTTACGCTTCCGACGGCGACCGAGTGAATCACCGCGGCGCCGCCGTCGGTCACTCGCGGAACGAGTTCCGCTCATCCGGGGATTTATCCCTCCCACTATCGAGCGGGAAGACATGAGTAAACGAGCGGACGCGGCGGAACCTGCGTTCTGGGGAGACGATTTCACCGATTCCGCCGCACTTCAGTGTTACCGGACGCTCGTGAACGCGGTCGACGACGGTATCTACCAGCTCGATGCGGCGGGGCGGTTCACCGCGGTCAACGAGAGCATCCTCGAGATGAGCGGCTACAGCCGAGACGAACTCCTCGGTGAACACGCGTCGATCCTGCTCGATGACGAGGACATCGAGCGGCTCTCCCGCGAGATGGCGGCCCACGTCGCGAGCGGCGAGCGCCTGAACGAGACGTTCGAGATCACGGCCCGGACGGCCGCCGGCGAGACGCGGTATTTCGAGCTCCGAGTGAGCCTGCTGACGGCCGACGGGACGTTCGAGGGATCGGTCGGCATCGTCCGCGATATCACAGAGCAGAAACGGACCGAGCAACGCCTCGAAGAGCGCAAACGGCAACTCGAGCGCGAGCGCACGCTCGTCGATCAGATCCTCGAGACCAGCCCCGTCGGGATTCAGGTGCTCGACACCGACGGCGAGGTTACGCGGATGAACGAGCGCCTGCGGGACCTGCTCGAGATCCGCGGTGACGTCGACGAGTACGACCCCTCGGATCGGACGGTCTTCGACGAGGACGGCCGCGAGATCGGGATTGACGACCACCCGTTCGCGCGGACGCTCGAGACGGGCGAACCGGTGTACGATCGACTGCTCCGAACCGAACTCCCGAGCGGCGATACGCGCTGGTTGTCGGTCAACGCCGCCCCCATCCTGACCGACGACGGGGCGGTCGACCGCGTCGTCACGACCGGCGAGGACGTCACCGAACTCAAGGAGCGCGAGGCCGAACTCTCGACGGAACTGAACGAGATCTTCGGTCGCATCTCCGACGCGTTCTACGCGCTCGACGAGGAGTTCCGGTTTACCCACGTCAACGAACGGGCGGAGGAACTGCTACAACACGACGAGGCGGAGTTGCTCGGTCGGAACCTCTGGGACGTGTTCCCCTCCGCGGCCGACCTCGACGAGGTCTGGGAGGCCTTCTACACGGCTCGGGAAACCCAGGAGATGACCAGCTACGAACTCTACTACGACACGCTCGGCTTCTGGGTCGAAGCGAACATCTACCCCTCCGAGACCGGCGTTTCGGTCTACTTCCGCGACGTTACCGAGAGAAAAGAACGCGAGCGCGCGCTCGAGGAGTCCGAGCGCCGCTACCGAACGCTCGCGGAGTACTTCCCGAACGGACTCGTGACGCTGTTCGATCACGACCTCGAGTACACGCTGGCGGCGGGCCGGGGGTTCGATCGCATCCCCGTCGATCCCGAGGATCTCGAGGGCGAGAGCTTCGACGACGTCTGGCCGGACGAGACGGTCACCGA
It encodes the following:
- a CDS encoding HalOD1 output domain-containing protein, whose protein sequence is MSQIQTVETESRSVSQAVIDAVAAVEGTPPTELTPPLYDVVDPEALENVFAGKASLGKVVFNYNSYEVSVEADGHVAVEDHAR
- a CDS encoding Lrp/AsnC family transcriptional regulator — translated: MASEELDSVDKGILYLLQEDARNNTTNAIGEQVGVSSSTVANRITKLEEGGVITGYHPTIDYEQTGMGHHLLIIATVPIDDQEEIVDDLVHVPGVVSVSELLTNNANLSIELVGQNKQEIEKSIGEMSGLGVDIERMDLLKRIRAFPYNHFGKEFTNEDDTG
- a CDS encoding HalOD1 output domain-containing protein; translation: MSERGTPIKRADSSGEHTVLYTTELASANETTPVCAVVSAVATVEGTDPVELPPLYDAIDPDSLNQLFASGSECVNRISFDYAGYSIVVEATGTVQVRSV
- a CDS encoding PAS domain S-box protein; the protein is MTKAPPADADSTVHTRIRQQEVVAELGQQALETGDLEQLMRDAASAIAETLETEYAHVLELCPGGEAVVLRHGVGWPDDLVGSATVPTGPDSQAGYTLHSERPVIVDDLRTEDRFSSPELLTDRDVVSGISVVVGSTEDPWGVLGTHTTERRTFTKHDANFVQSVANVLAAALEEARTKRKLRERESELEETFDRITDAFIGLDQDWDITYINNRGAELLDPEDQGLVGENFWDPFEPALGTTFEEEYRKTMATQEPTSFEEYYPPLGIWFEVHAYPSESGLSIYFRDVTERKEREQKLEESERRYRTLAEHFPNGIVTMFDEDLRYTLAAGQGFDEFPISSADAEGEAVEEVWPEHVADALRPAFRAALDGEQRVVEAEYVGREWVVHVVPLTDDQGTVFGGMTIAQDITERKEREQALEESEAKFRMLAENLEEMVWISDPETRAILYINPAYETIVGRDRESLYDDPTSFLDAVHPEDQPRMNDIYAEIPTSEFDEEYRIVRPDGEVRWLHGRTVPVRNGGLERIVGIAEDITERKEHERALEESERRYRTLVENFPNGAVGLFDEDLRYTVVGGELLAELGLTSDERVGTTVADVYPDEIVDEVEPHFEAALEGAANSFEVQYHDRDLFAHTVPVRNADDEIYAGMLVVQDVTERREYQRKLEASNERLEQFAYAASHDLQEPLRMVSSYLSLIDHRYGDDLDADGEEFLEYAVDGADRMREMIDGLLAYSRVDTQGDPLEPVELDAVIDDALENLQVMVEEHDAEIAVENLPRVEADESQLRQVFQNLVSNAIEYSGDEPPRIRVEAERSGRKQLISVHDEGIGIDPEDQDRVFEVFQRLHSREEHAGAGIGLALCQRIVERHGGRIWVDSEPGEGTTFSFTLPTATE